Proteins from one Cryptomeria japonica chromosome 4, Sugi_1.0, whole genome shotgun sequence genomic window:
- the LOC131047702 gene encoding uncharacterized protein LOC131047702, producing MGSCFSSRVYHSTAKLVLEDGGLEEFVEPVEVSGILRERAGFFVCNSDCMDYNQYLIPLPVDYQLEVNYLYFLLPVEYLKNPLPASEMVSLARRADGALKRSRYKNRGFLKGHKVMPVVDDGIDRRQIGYSLSTDGVKEPEHDLQSGALKSRYSEGFYRSAEKLKRMASRRTRGARNVGKTKLSTIPEGFAY from the coding sequence ATGGGAAGCTGTTTCTCGTCTCGGGTATACCATTCGACTGCTAAATTAGTACTGGAAGATGGAGGGCTGGAGGAATTTGTGGAGCCCGTGGAGGTTTCAGGGATTCTGAGAGAAAGGGCGGGCTTTTTTGTCTGCAATTCTGATTGTATGGATTATAATCAGTATCTAATTCCCCTTCCTGTAGATTATCAGTTGGAGGTAAACTATCTATATTTTCTGCTTCCGGTAGAGTATTTGAAGAACCCATTACCCGCTTCTGAGATGGTTTCCTTGGCCAGACGAGCTGATGGTGCATTGAAACGAAGCCGGTATAAGAACAGAGGATTTTTAAAGGGCCACAAAGTTATGCCTGTGGTGGATGATGGAATCGATCGACGGCAAATTGGTTATTCACTGTCAACAGACGGTGTGAAAGAACCAGAGCATGATCTTCAATCAGGAGCTTTGAAATCAAGATATTCTGAGGGATTTTACAGATCTGCCGAGAAATTGAAGCGCATGGCGTCGAGAAGGACAAGGGGTGCTCGTAACGTGGGGAAGACAAAACTGAGCACAATCCCAGAGGGCTTTGCATATTGA